The following proteins are co-located in the Vespa velutina chromosome 20, iVesVel2.1, whole genome shotgun sequence genome:
- the LOC124956134 gene encoding maspardin-like produces the protein MSSCSELSRSQEYQSFRSSVPLRKIVVDIDGTKGWKIYDSSPKTVKCPLICLPPVSGTADVFYKQILGLAAKGYRVISAEPPVYWNVKEWCDGFRKLLDYMGLDRVHLFGASLGGFLAQKFTEVNAYCPRVASLILCNTFTDTSVFSYNDSAAVFWILPSLVLKKMVMGNFTTEKVDGEIIEAIDFMVERLESLNQAELASRLTMNCINCYVQPEKICNLPITIMDVFDEYALSNSVREEMYKCYPNAKLAHLKNGGNFPYLSRSAEVNLHLQIHLRQFEGTEYSASVRTKT, from the exons ATGTCTTCGTGTAGTGAACTGTCCCGTTCTCAAGAATATCAAAGCTTTCGAAGTTCTGTTCCTCTGAGAAAAATCGTCGTTGACATCGATGGTACAAag GGTTGGAAAATTTACGATTCCAGTCCTAAGACCGTCAAATGTCCACTCATTTGTCTTCCTCCTGTTAGTGGCACTGCCGATgtcttttataaacaaatattaggCTTAGCTGCTAAAGGTTACAGAGTAATATCG gCCGAACCACCAGTATATTGGAACGTCAAAGAATGGTGCGATGGATTTCGAAAACTTTTGGATTATATGGGACTTGATAGAGTTCATCTATTTGGAGCCTCGTTAG GTGGATTCTTAGCGCAAAAATTTACCGAGGTAAATGCTTATTGCCCGAGAGTAGCATCTTTGATTTTATGTAATACATTTACAGATACATCTGTATTTAGTTACAATGATTCCGCTGCAGT tttTTGGATTTTGCCATCGTtggtattgaaaaaaatggtTATGGGAAATTTTACGACCGAGAAGGTTGACGGAGAAATTATCGAAGCTATCGATTTTATGGtggaaaga ttGGAAAGTTTAAATCAAGCGGAATTGGCGTCAAGATTAACCATGAACTGCATCAATTGTTACGTGCAACCAGAAAAAATTTGCAATCTGCCAATAACTATAATGGACGTTTTCGACGAGTACGCTTTATCGAATTCGGTAAGAgaagaaatgtataaatgttATCCGAATGCTAAATTGGCACATTTAAAAAATGGCGGGAACTTTCCATATTTGAGCCGATCAGCCGAAGTCAACTTACATTTACAG ataCATTTGAGACAATTCGAAGGAACGGAATACTCAGCTTCAGTCAGAACGAAAACTTAG
- the LOC124956133 gene encoding major facilitator superfamily domain-containing protein 12-like isoform X2: MEKNCKIETGLLSMDNNKVSMSTKLAYALGHIFNDLTAAMWFSYTLIYLQKVSLLEPIMAGTLLLLGQIVDAFTTPIFGFLVDRYCKKKIWHVIGSVLVTLSFPIIFGGFANTSNSIIMFFYILSIIIFQIGWAAVQISHLSMIPSLTNSLIGRTELTAIRYSAQVSSAVVVFVVTWIVLPTNGESMVLLDQHDDYKFRNIVIVVTAFGLTATTLFHILLKENLLENRSQSQAKTNPDESSWLLDGFSTPRRSWFGTSILLRVAMLYVASRLFITLATVYLPLYIEETAVGGKQALATVPLVSYLSSFIAALLLKYMNRSCGTKICYLCGALIGILSAAITEFGGSHGIVTYAIAILIGAGSSITMVTALSVTAEIIGPRTEKSAFVYSIVTFLDKVVTGLVVVLIER; encoded by the exons atggagaaaaattgtaaaattgagACAGGACTACTCAgcatggataataataaagtatccATGTCGACAAAATTGGCTTACGCCTTGGGACATATTTTCAACGATCTGACAGCAGCCATGTGGTTCTCATATACTTTAATTTATCTGCAAAAGGTTTCTCTTTTGGAACCAATAATGGCTGggacgttattgttattag GTCAAATCGTGGATGCTTTCACAACGCCAATCTTTGGCTTTCTCGTCGATCGTTActgcaagaaaaaaatatggcaCGTGATCGGCTCAGTTTTGGTCACCCTAAGTTTCCCAATTATATTTGGAGGTTTCGCTAATACCTCCAATTCTATCATCatgttcttttatatactGAGCATCATAATCTTCCAGATTGGCTGGGCAGCCGTACAGATATCGCATTTATCTATGATACCATCTTTAACAAACTCGTTAATCGGTCGTACCGAATTAACAGCTATaag atattcaGCGCAGGTGAGCTCAGCGGTAGTTGTTTTCGTGGTCACATGGATTGTCCTTCCAACAAATGGAGAATCGATGGTGCTACTCGATCAACACGACGACTACAAATTCAGA AATATTGTGATCGTTGTAACGGCATTCGGTTTGACTGCGACCACTCTCTTTCACATTCTCCTGAAGGAAAATCTTTTGGAAAATAGGAGTCAATCACAAGCCAAAACGAACCCCGACGAATCTAGTTGGCTTTTAGATGGTTTTTCAACCCCAAGAAGATCCTGGTTTGGtacatcaattttattaagagTTGCAATGTTATATGTTGCTAGTAGATTATTTATAACCCTTGCTACTGTTTACTTACCACTTTATATCGAGGAGACAGCAGTTGGTGGTAAACAAGCATTGGCTACGGTACCATTGGTATCTTATTTATCATCCTTCATAGCTGCATTgttgttaaaatatatgaacaGATCTTGTGGAACaaag atatgtTACCTTTGCGGAGCCCTCATTGGTATTCTTTCGGCAGCCATTACAGAATTTGGCGGGAGTCATGGAATCGTTACATACGCAATTGCCATTCTTATTGGTGCAGGCAGTTCGATTACCATGGTAACGGCTTTAAGTGTTACAGCTGAAATTATTGGTCCTCGAACTGAAAAAAGTGCATTCGTTTATTCGATCGTAACGTTTCTTGATAAAGTCGTTACGGGATTGGTCGTAGTACTTATCGAACGATG A
- the LOC124956133 gene encoding major facilitator superfamily domain-containing protein 12-like isoform X1 encodes MEKNCKIETGLLSMDNNKVSMSTKLAYALGHIFNDLTAAMWFSYTLIYLQKVSLLEPIMAGTLLLLGQIVDAFTTPIFGFLVDRYCKKKIWHVIGSVLVTLSFPIIFGGFANTSNSIIMFFYILSIIIFQIGWAAVQISHLSMIPSLTNSLIGRTELTAIRYSAQVSSAVVVFVVTWIVLPTNGESMVLLDQHDDYKFRNIVIVVTAFGLTATTLFHILLKENLLENRSQSQAKTNPDESSWLLDGFSTPRRSWFGTSILLRVAMLYVASRLFITLATVYLPLYIEETAVGGKQALATVPLVSYLSSFIAALLLKYMNRSCGTKICYLCGALIGILSAAITEFGGSHGIVTYAIAILIGAGSSITMVTALSVTAEIIGPRTEKSAFVYSIVTFLDKVVTGLVVVLIERWRCHQQELCPNYNRDTLAIVCASSMLLGLITLLSVSRCLT; translated from the exons atggagaaaaattgtaaaattgagACAGGACTACTCAgcatggataataataaagtatccATGTCGACAAAATTGGCTTACGCCTTGGGACATATTTTCAACGATCTGACAGCAGCCATGTGGTTCTCATATACTTTAATTTATCTGCAAAAGGTTTCTCTTTTGGAACCAATAATGGCTGggacgttattgttattag GTCAAATCGTGGATGCTTTCACAACGCCAATCTTTGGCTTTCTCGTCGATCGTTActgcaagaaaaaaatatggcaCGTGATCGGCTCAGTTTTGGTCACCCTAAGTTTCCCAATTATATTTGGAGGTTTCGCTAATACCTCCAATTCTATCATCatgttcttttatatactGAGCATCATAATCTTCCAGATTGGCTGGGCAGCCGTACAGATATCGCATTTATCTATGATACCATCTTTAACAAACTCGTTAATCGGTCGTACCGAATTAACAGCTATaag atattcaGCGCAGGTGAGCTCAGCGGTAGTTGTTTTCGTGGTCACATGGATTGTCCTTCCAACAAATGGAGAATCGATGGTGCTACTCGATCAACACGACGACTACAAATTCAGA AATATTGTGATCGTTGTAACGGCATTCGGTTTGACTGCGACCACTCTCTTTCACATTCTCCTGAAGGAAAATCTTTTGGAAAATAGGAGTCAATCACAAGCCAAAACGAACCCCGACGAATCTAGTTGGCTTTTAGATGGTTTTTCAACCCCAAGAAGATCCTGGTTTGGtacatcaattttattaagagTTGCAATGTTATATGTTGCTAGTAGATTATTTATAACCCTTGCTACTGTTTACTTACCACTTTATATCGAGGAGACAGCAGTTGGTGGTAAACAAGCATTGGCTACGGTACCATTGGTATCTTATTTATCATCCTTCATAGCTGCATTgttgttaaaatatatgaacaGATCTTGTGGAACaaag atatgtTACCTTTGCGGAGCCCTCATTGGTATTCTTTCGGCAGCCATTACAGAATTTGGCGGGAGTCATGGAATCGTTACATACGCAATTGCCATTCTTATTGGTGCAGGCAGTTCGATTACCATGGTAACGGCTTTAAGTGTTACAGCTGAAATTATTGGTCCTCGAACTGAAAAAAGTGCATTCGTTTATTCGATCGTAACGTTTCTTGATAAAGTCGTTACGGGATTGGTCGTAGTACTTATCGAACGATG gAGATGTCATCAACAAGAATTATGTCCAAATTATAATCGAGATACTTTGGCAATCGTTTGTGCATCGTCGATGCTACTTGGTCTTATTACTTTGTTATCGGTATCACGTTGTTTGACATAA